From the genome of Oxyura jamaicensis isolate SHBP4307 breed ruddy duck chromosome 2, BPBGC_Ojam_1.0, whole genome shotgun sequence:
TATGCAGGATTGATGGGACCAGGGCCTCTTATTTGATCAACGCCTTTTCCCTGCAGCCAGGAAGCCTGGCTCCTGACTGCCAGCTTTTGTGCCATCTAAGCTGCAAGGGAAAGTGTTGTTATTTGAgagctgctcagaaaaaaaaatacttcttcgCTTTTACTCAAAATACGAAATAACAAAAGAatgtactatatatatatatacacacatatatgtatatataatctgttatttcttccattttatctAAAACATCTATGGGTAAGATAGTAAATGTCACGgaacattttaaacagaaatacttcCACCCAAACTGCAAAATTCCAGCCACAGGGGAAAGGCATCTGACCTGCTGCTAGCTCGTATCTTTTTAATCATCAAAGTGCCAGCACAGTACAAAGAAACCCAAAGAAACACATCGACGGAGGgctttatttctaaatatctAGAAGTCTTCTGAGAAGTAAAAATATCATAAATTAAGCTGTAGCGCTTTCCTTACCCATTGAGGAATAAAATCTAGAAAAGGTAATTTTACTATCTAACATAAATGAAAAGAGTATTTTCTACACTTAGTAACTAATGGCAAAAATCTTCTGACACTCAAGTTagatatgcattttaaattctcggaaaacataaaaaagcagttatattttcagaagaaaagctaCAACTGAGtaaacagaatatatattttagtagCTTAGAAAAATTGGTCTTTAACAATACACAGGCTGTGTTTTTCCCAGTTTCAGATGCCTTCTTGGTTaactttaacatttttatttacagaaaaatgaccTCAacataaatgctgttttttccaCAGTGAACTTTTATTGGGATTTTGAGAACAAATGTTCCTTAGCAGAGAGCTGGAGACATAACTTCTTTTGCTGAAAAGCCACAGGACTCCTCTGAATTCCATTAGATGTATTTTACAGGATACCagctcaaaaacaaacaaacaaacaaacaacaacaacaaaaacaaaacaaaacaaaacaaaacaaacaaacaaacaaaaaaacagtaaaaggatCCTTTCATTAGTTTCATCTAAGCTTGGGAGTCATTAGAAACCCTTTCAGGAGCTGAGACATACAAAGATGcaattaatacatttattcaaaggaaacatttctaaaatggcagaaaaaaatgtatggggggaaaaaagagcgATAGAGCCTATGCACTATATTCCATTTTGTGATATTTACACTGAACAGCAAATGCTGGGGCACAGGATTGGAGGGCCCATGCCTCCAGAGGGGACACAGATGGTGAGGCTGCTTTGATGGTACCTTGTGCAAGTGTTTGTGCCTCTATGTGGGGCAGATACAGCAGacacctggagctgctgctctgctgtcctTGAAGATGTGGTCCCCAAGGGCTGCTATGGGTGGCAGCAGATGCCCCAGCACCCCTCAGCAACCTGATGGGGCCCTACACAAGGGGATATCTCCACCTGGGAGTGGAGGCAAAGAGGGGACCATCGCTGTCCCCTCTTTGCAATGTGAATCCATCCCATACCTGTCTCCTTCCCAGAGGGAGCCCCACCCCTGTCCCAGGGACTCAGGGCTTCATGCAGGGAGCAGCTTCTGcaaggcagagcacagctggggaTGAGGCAGGAGCAATGCTTTCAACAAGGGAGAAAGCAAGTAGTAGAGGAAGCATACTGTTTGCTGAAACATATTAAAAGTGATCTAATTAAAAATCACCACGTGGCAAGTGTGTAGGATAACCATTTTACAAACACACTGGTGCTCTTTGAAAATTCACGTTGTTGTTTATTGTGCCGTATTGGGCAGCACATCCCAAAAGGCAGCACAGGCACAAGGGTCATCCTGCGGGGACACTGCACGCATGGTGCAGCCTCCGGGGCTGTGCCGGTGCTTGGGGCAGCCATTTACTCTGGGGAAAGGTATCTCGGGAGGGCTCAGAGGACCCCTGCACTGTCAGAGcaggcagagagctggctgGGCACTGAAGATGACTGAGTGGCCCCAGCACCCCTAGTGGGGCTCCAGAGGACACGGACACAGGACTGAAGCAGTCCTTTCAGGTGGGCCTTGAACATCACCCCAGCAAAGGCATAGATCACGGGGTTGAGGCAACAGTGGATGAAGGAAATGGTTTCCGTCAGCTGCAGGGCCAGGGCGATCCTGTTGCTGGCCTGGCAGTCGTTGATGATGTGCAGGGTCTGCAGGGAGTCCAGGAACAGCACGATGTTGAAGGGGGcccagaagacaaagaaaacaatgacGATGATGAAAATCATCTTGATCGCCTTGATCTTGTTCcgatttttgcatttttgcaggTTTTTCAGAATCTGGGCGTAGCAGCAAATGAGGATGCCGAGGGGAATCAAGAGGCCCAAGATATTGGCTGCAAACTGAGATGCAACCTTCCAGGTATTGCTGCCAGGTGGGTACGTGGGGACACACTGCATAGACTGCTCAATTTCCAGCTGCTGGTTGAACACGATGTTGGGCACAGAAGCCAAGCCAgccaccagccacaggactAAACTGATAATTATGCCACAAGAGGCCGTCCGAATCTTCATGGCATAGACGGCATGGACAATTGCTATGTACCTGTCTATGCTCATGAGGgttataaagaaaatactgctgtaaAAACCTGTGTAATAAACGCCAGCCATTATCTTGCACATAGCGTTGCCAAAAACCCACTGCTCTGAAGCATAGTGGGCTTGGAAAGGGAGAGGCACAACGAAGAGGAGATCAGAGGCCGCGAGGTTCAGCAGGCAGACATCAGTCATCGTCATCAGTTTCTTCCTGGTCAGGAGAACCCAAAGGACCAAGGAGTTTCCCAGAAGGCAGAAGACAAACACAAGGCAGTAGAGgatgggcaggaggagggattTAAACCTGCGAAAGCTGTTTCCTTCATTGCACGGAGCAGTGTTTTCATCGTATCCATAGTCGTACTCTGTTGTTCCGATGAACTGGCTTGTGGGATTCATCTCGGACACCTGTGCAGGAGAGAGCAAGAGGTAAGGGGTCCCGGCATGGATCTCCCTGGTGGCTTCTTCAGTTTGTCACTCCTGCCTCTTTTGGCCAACTTTAGTTcttgagtttaaaaaaacatcaaaataatttgggggatgggggtgggggagTGAAAGGGTGTTACTTGCTTTGTCATTTCTGAAGAATTGCAATGAATACagctttaaagttattttacatGCTCTCCAAAAGTGAGTCAGTGCTTtacccaccttttttttttttttttttttttttttcagatgccaCCTCCTGACCACCATAAAAAGGGATCTGGTTGGTAGTGTAAAGCGTTCACATTTTAAGAAGTACAGTTCTTTCAAAAGACGCTGTT
Proteins encoded in this window:
- the LOC118161577 gene encoding C-C chemokine receptor type 8-like, yielding MNPTSQFIGTTEYDYGYDENTAPCNEGNSFRRFKSLLLPILYCLVFVFCLLGNSLVLWVLLTRKKLMTMTDVCLLNLAASDLLFVVPLPFQAHYASEQWVFGNAMCKIMAGVYYTGFYSSIFFITLMSIDRYIAIVHAVYAMKIRTASCGIIISLVLWLVAGLASVPNIVFNQQLEIEQSMQCVPTYPPGSNTWKVASQFAANILGLLIPLGILICCYAQILKNLQKCKNRNKIKAIKMIFIIVIVFFVFWAPFNIVLFLDSLQTLHIINDCQASNRIALALQLTETISFIHCCLNPVIYAFAGVMFKAHLKGLLQSCVRVLWSPTRGAGATQSSSVPSQLSACSDSAGVL